The Dioscorea cayenensis subsp. rotundata cultivar TDr96_F1 chromosome 19, TDr96_F1_v2_PseudoChromosome.rev07_lg8_w22 25.fasta, whole genome shotgun sequence genome includes a window with the following:
- the LOC120250442 gene encoding uncharacterized protein LOC120250442 yields the protein MDLQGSDTPSADEATAGTTCSICLEVVDVATRTRSMAKLRCGHEFHLDCICSAFDFSGKRQCPNCADIEEGYWNFTNRRGMRQNSHTSQPANRMAEARRRGNRIPWCSSCLFHHNGPCSQAVLPIMMSPVYANEVHISWQEPAPHSITILLMNGADQCLQSIYDSRTNGQFVSPNLQYPSNYQFQTNGQQHHLNHISGGLHGHVSSALQGMPVCQRWRWFP from the exons ATGGATCTTCAAGGCAGTGATACTCCATCAGCCGATGAGGCCACCGCTGGCACTACCTGTTCCATCTGCCTTGAGGTCGTCGACGTGGCCACCAGGACGCGGTCTATGGCCAAGCTACGTTGCGGGCATGAATTCCATCTCG ATTGCATTTGTTCGGCATTTGATTTTAGTGGAAAAAGGCAATGCCCAAATTGTGCAGACATCGAGGAAGGTTACTGGAACTTTACCAACCGTAGGGGGATGAGACAAAATTCTCACACTTCTCAGCCAGCGAACAGGATGGCTGAAGCTCGTCGTCGT GGAAATCGAATTCCATGGTGCTCATCTTGCTTATTCCACCA CAATGGGCCATGCAGCCAGGCAGTTCTCC CTATTATGATGTCTCCTGTATATGCCAATGAAGTCCATATTTCCTGGCAAGAGCCTGCTCCACATTCTATAACCATTCTCCTAATGAATGGTGCTGATCAATGCCTACAATCTAT CTATGATTCTAGAACCAATGGGCAATTTGTCTCTCCAAATTTACAGTACCCGTCCAACTATCAATTTCAGACCAATGGTCAGCAGCACCATCTAAATCACATCTCCGGTGGGCTTCATGGACATGTTTCAAGTGCACTGCAGGGCATGCCTGTATGCCAACGTTGGCGGTGGTTTCCATAG